From one Agathobaculum sp. NTUH-O15-33 genomic stretch:
- the dtd gene encoding D-aminoacyl-tRNA deacylase, with product MRAVIQRVEKASVSIGGAVCGKIGQGFLVLLGVTEGDTVEDAHYLADKTIKLRVFTDENDKMNLSLADIGGGLLIVSQFTLYGDCKKGNRPSFTGAARPDTAIPLYEAFVARCRASGLPVATGRFGADMAVSLVNDGPVTLIMDTAQMRGNS from the coding sequence ATGCGTGCTGTGATTCAAAGGGTTGAAAAAGCGTCGGTTTCGATCGGCGGGGCGGTTTGCGGCAAGATCGGGCAGGGGTTTTTGGTCCTGCTGGGCGTGACCGAGGGGGACACGGTGGAAGACGCGCACTATCTCGCGGATAAGACGATAAAGCTACGTGTGTTCACCGATGAAAACGATAAGATGAATCTGTCGCTGGCCGATATTGGCGGCGGTTTGCTGATCGTTTCGCAGTTCACGCTTTACGGCGACTGCAAAAAAGGCAACCGGCCCAGCTTCACCGGCGCGGCGCGGCCCGATACCGCGATCCCGCTGTATGAGGCGTTCGTCGCGCGCTGCCGCGCGTCCGGCTTGCCGGTCGCGACCGGCAGGTTTGGCGCGGATATGGCGGTAAGCCTTGTAAACGACGGCCCCGTCACACTCATCATGGATACCGCGCAAATGCGCGGAAATAGTTAG